Proteins co-encoded in one Spirosoma endbachense genomic window:
- a CDS encoding aldose 1-epimerase family protein, with protein MTLQPWHNKIGNPAQLGGIETAVLDNGAGRGTRIAWINTGTGLRYKVVIDRAMDIADAFYNQHSLAWLSHSGITRPEPFSDRGIDWLRTFNGGLLTTCGLTHVGGPEQDSYGERGLHGHISNIPAEIESIIQPDPATGRLEMSITGRITETRVFGPSLELRRTISGTLGQPSIRIHDEVINRANTPAPHMLLYHVNFGWPLVDEGADIIWKGNWQTREGGINGEIFREGNDFRKCPAPLETHRGTGEAVAIIDIVADESGRCSAGLYNAKLGVALALRFRKEQLPWLTNWQHWGAGEYVTGIEPGTHPPIGQAKAREEGSLLFIALGERRVYDLEIEVLTDQTAISDFVSN; from the coding sequence TTGACACTACAACCCTGGCATAATAAAATAGGGAATCCGGCCCAGTTGGGTGGTATTGAAACCGCGGTACTGGATAATGGGGCCGGAAGAGGTACCCGCATTGCCTGGATCAATACCGGAACGGGGCTGCGCTATAAAGTGGTCATTGACCGGGCAATGGATATTGCCGATGCATTCTACAACCAGCACAGCCTGGCCTGGCTAAGTCATTCCGGCATCACCCGGCCCGAACCGTTCTCGGATCGGGGAATCGATTGGCTCCGGACCTTTAATGGCGGTCTGCTGACAACCTGCGGACTGACGCATGTGGGTGGACCTGAGCAGGATTCGTATGGTGAGCGTGGTTTGCATGGGCATATCAGCAATATTCCGGCAGAGATTGAATCCATAATTCAGCCTGATCCAGCTACGGGACGGCTTGAAATGAGCATTACGGGTCGGATAACGGAAACCAGAGTATTTGGTCCTAGCCTGGAACTAAGGCGAACTATATCGGGTACCCTCGGCCAGCCTTCCATTCGAATTCATGATGAAGTGATCAATCGGGCCAATACACCGGCTCCGCATATGCTGCTTTATCATGTTAATTTTGGGTGGCCTTTAGTCGATGAGGGAGCGGATATTATCTGGAAGGGCAACTGGCAAACCCGTGAAGGTGGTATCAATGGCGAGATTTTTCGGGAAGGTAATGATTTTCGGAAGTGTCCGGCTCCGCTGGAAACCCATCGAGGTACTGGTGAAGCCGTTGCGATAATCGATATCGTTGCTGATGAATCGGGTCGGTGTAGTGCCGGATTGTATAACGCCAAACTGGGGGTAGCGCTGGCCTTACGCTTTCGGAAGGAGCAACTTCCCTGGTTAACCAATTGGCAGCATTGGGGAGCAGGTGAGTATGTCACGGGCATCGAACCGGGCACTCATCCACCCATTGGTCAGGCCAAAGCCAGAGAAGAGGGCTCTCTGCTGTTTATCGCGCTGGGCGAACGCCGGGTCTACGATCTGGAGATCGAGGTGTTGACCGACCAAACGGCAATTAGTGACTTTGTGAGCAATTAG
- a CDS encoding 3-keto-disaccharide hydrolase: MSITKFKLTHVGLVLAILLAGTSEISWGQSKKQKSGKDGFVQIFDGKSLKGWDGDPNYWRVEDGCLTGEITPDKLLKTNSFIIWRGGEPGDFEFTGEFKITEAGNSGINYRSDQLTDVPFALRGYQADIDGKMRYTGQNYEERKRTTLAYRGQKTTIGTYAGENTPEAIRANVKSNAWNGLNVTGSLGSSDSLKTFIKSEDWNTFHLVIKGNRLQHYINDVLMSEVTDDDTVNRKAKGLLGVQVHVGPPMKVQYRNLMLKQL; the protein is encoded by the coding sequence ATGTCGATAACAAAGTTCAAGCTTACTCACGTTGGACTAGTACTGGCTATATTACTGGCTGGTACTAGTGAAATCTCCTGGGGACAATCGAAAAAACAGAAGTCTGGTAAAGATGGCTTTGTCCAGATATTTGACGGTAAATCGCTGAAAGGCTGGGACGGTGATCCGAATTACTGGCGGGTTGAAGATGGCTGTTTGACGGGTGAGATAACCCCCGATAAACTCCTGAAAACCAATTCGTTCATCATCTGGCGGGGTGGCGAACCCGGCGACTTTGAGTTTACGGGTGAGTTTAAGATCACAGAAGCAGGAAACTCTGGGATCAACTATCGGAGTGATCAGTTAACGGATGTGCCGTTTGCGCTCAGAGGGTATCAGGCCGATATCGATGGGAAGATGCGCTATACCGGTCAGAATTATGAGGAGCGGAAACGGACAACACTGGCCTATCGTGGTCAGAAAACAACCATCGGAACCTACGCGGGTGAAAACACGCCGGAGGCCATACGAGCCAACGTGAAAAGTAATGCCTGGAATGGGTTGAATGTAACCGGTTCGCTGGGTAGCTCCGACTCGCTTAAGACTTTTATAAAAAGCGAAGACTGGAATACCTTTCATTTAGTTATTAAGGGTAATCGCTTACAGCACTATATCAATGATGTGTTGATGAGTGAGGTAACGGATGATGACACCGTTAATCGAAAAGCGAAAGGATTACTTGGCGTGCAGGTACACGTAGGACCACCCATGAAGGTGCAATACCGAAACCTGATGCTGAAACAACTGTAG